One Salvia splendens isolate huo1 chromosome 12, SspV2, whole genome shotgun sequence genomic window carries:
- the LOC121757881 gene encoding abscisic acid and environmental stress-inducible protein-like, giving the protein MPPVLQMENLNYEQLEQLRNSVLMYKQGVQAKFSGGAGVYGYGGNAPGYGQNVQYPPMGYNYGDPYNAAAGGFNANVGGAHAGANYWGFPGSSGDINSAQGGANYGGFPGSSDASIDGAQGGANYGGFPGNYYHHHPGY; this is encoded by the coding sequence ATGCCTCCGGTGCTGCAGATGGAAAATCTCAACTACGAGCAGCTCGAGCAGCTGAGGAACTCGGTGCTGATGTACAAGCAAGGGGTCCAAGCCAAGTTCAGTGGTGGCGCCGGGGTTTATGGCTACGGCGGCAATGCGCCGGGGTATGGACAGAATGTGCAGTATCCGCCGATGGGCTACAACTATGGAGATCCCTACAACGCCGCCGCTGGAGGCTTCAATGCGAACGTTGGCGGCGCTCATGCCGGGGCTAATTATTGGGGATTTCCCGGCAGCTCTGGCGACATTAACAGCGCTCAAGGCGGGGCTAATTATGGAGGATTTCCCGGAAGCTCTGACGCTAGCATCGACGGTGCTCAGGGAGGGGCAAATTATGGAGGATTTCCCGGAAACTATTATCACCACCACCCTGGGTATTAG
- the LOC121757883 gene encoding agamous-like MADS-box protein AGL62, with protein sequence MNASGNGNDYPMHPEDGDDHMMVHPENEQRRKGKGRQKIEMAKIENDTNLQVTFSKRRAGVFKKASELSILCGAECALVVFSPGFLQANGGGGGAPPPVNAAERMIMVHSEAATAQRNQELVALETRVEQAKQRRRELDGMVPPLQMENLNYEQLEQLRNSVLMYKHGVGAKFSGATSSSVGPGAYRYGQPGLGYTVQYPAMGDNNGMAGYNYGDPSAVVPYDPATGTSNDNYGGFPGNYHHHHHPGY encoded by the exons atGAATGCATCAGGTAACGGTAACGACTACCCGATGCATCCCGAAGACGGCGACGACCACATGATGGTGCATCCCGAAAACGAGCAACGGAGGAAGGGCAAGGGGAGACAGAAGATCGAGATGGCGAAGATCGAGAACGACACCAATCTCCAGGTCACCTTCTCAAAGCGCCGCGCAGGCGTCTTCAAGAAGGCGAGCGAGCTGAGCATACTGTGCGGCGCCGAGTGCGCCCTTGTGGTCTTCTCCCCCGG GTTCCTCCAAGCTAACGGCGGAGGTGGAGGGGCTCCGCCGCCAGTGAATGCAGCGGAAAGGATGATCATGGTCCACAGCGAGGCGGCCACGGCCCAGCGCAACCAGGAGCTGGTTGCGTTGGAGACGCGGGTGGAGCAGGCGAAGCAGAGGAGGAGGGAGCTGGACGGCATGGTTCCTCCGCTGCAGATGGAAAATCTCAACTACGAGCAGCTCGAGCAGCTGAGGAACTCGGTGTTGATGTACAAGCACGGGGTCGGAGCCAAGTTCAGCGGTGCCACGTCATCCTCGGTGGGCCCCGGTGCTTATCGCTACGGTCAGCCGGGGTTGGGATACACGGTGCAGTATCCGGCAATGGGGGATAATAATGGTATGGCTGGCTACAATTATGGAGATCCCTCCGCCGTTGTTCCGTATGACCCCGCCACCGGCACCTCTAACGATAATTATGGAGGATTTCCCGGcaactaccaccaccaccaccaccctgGGTATTAG